The Oxobacter pfennigii genome has a segment encoding these proteins:
- a CDS encoding pyridoxamine 5'-phosphate oxidase family protein, producing the protein MQEVYDFLKKSGVYYLGTVDGDKPRMRPFGTVDIFDGKLYIQTGKVKDVSKQMHANPKVEICAMTGGAWIRLEGEAVLDDRPEAQEHMLEAYPGLKGRYAVGDGNTEVWYIKNATATIYANNTEPKIIKF; encoded by the coding sequence ATGCAGGAAGTTTATGATTTTCTGAAAAAAAGCGGGGTTTATTATCTTGGAACAGTAGATGGAGATAAACCAAGAATGCGCCCCTTCGGAACGGTGGATATATTTGATGGCAAGCTTTATATCCAGACAGGAAAAGTAAAGGACGTTTCAAAGCAAATGCATGCAAATCCTAAAGTTGAAATATGTGCTATGACAGGCGGCGCCTGGATTCGTTTAGAAGGCGAGGCTGTTTTGGATGACAGGCCTGAGGCTCAGGAACACATGCTTGAAGCATATCCCGGACTGAAGGGCAGATATGCTGTAGGTGACGGAAATACAGAGGTTTGGTATATTAAAAACGCAACAGCTACTATTTATGCAAACAACACCGAGCCTAAGATAATAAAATTCTAA
- a CDS encoding uroporphyrinogen decarboxylase family protein: protein MSDVKELQQERIGIFNDVHDNKVPKRVPVNLSLSFEATAQFAGIDIAAAQWKPSLASEAAEKVCQTLYSDSCPTGGSLRFPSFYEILKSQSFIMGSNGFIQHPEVVGMDPEDYDYLIENPYDCLLERVIPRQYKALNLNDPISMAISLTKSYLAYQADMGEAMGNVIPLVQKYGYYPGNPGGFAEAPFDYLADQLRSFKGINMDIRRIPDKVAAACDALYPILLKKGMPSVITKYSRVTYPLHMPTFMREKDFEKLWWPSFKRLCDTYASMGVGNQLWCEDNWTRYIDYLYELPTNTVLIFEYGDMKQIKEKLGKKHIITGLFPLALLKAGTKQQCIDKAKEMLDILAPGGKYIFSLDKIVISINEREMENLSAVAEYVRDNGKYSNAGETAGMEFNKEDYKTDMGRAFESKYYSTWEQYKNMNNRTSDIGKDKLQGLEERLFQYFTSLLI from the coding sequence ATGAGTGATGTAAAGGAATTGCAACAGGAGAGAATAGGCATATTTAATGACGTGCATGACAATAAGGTTCCAAAGAGGGTGCCTGTAAATTTGTCATTATCCTTTGAGGCTACAGCTCAGTTTGCCGGTATCGATATAGCAGCTGCCCAGTGGAAGCCATCTTTAGCATCAGAAGCTGCAGAAAAGGTATGCCAGACACTATACTCTGACAGCTGCCCCACGGGAGGGTCATTAAGATTTCCTTCGTTTTATGAAATACTTAAATCCCAGTCCTTTATTATGGGGTCCAACGGATTTATTCAGCATCCTGAAGTTGTGGGCATGGATCCCGAGGATTATGATTATTTGATAGAAAATCCTTATGACTGCCTGTTGGAGCGGGTTATCCCAAGACAGTACAAAGCTCTCAATTTGAATGACCCTATTTCAATGGCAATAAGCCTTACAAAAAGCTATCTGGCTTATCAGGCCGATATGGGCGAAGCCATGGGTAACGTCATCCCCCTGGTACAGAAATACGGATATTACCCGGGAAACCCGGGAGGATTTGCAGAAGCGCCTTTTGATTATCTGGCAGACCAGTTAAGAAGCTTTAAAGGCATTAACATGGATATAAGAAGAATACCCGATAAGGTAGCAGCAGCCTGCGATGCATTGTATCCCATACTCTTAAAGAAGGGGATGCCTTCCGTAATAACCAAGTATTCCAGAGTTACTTATCCTTTGCATATGCCTACCTTCATGAGGGAAAAAGATTTTGAAAAATTATGGTGGCCAAGCTTTAAGCGGCTTTGTGATACTTATGCTTCCATGGGCGTTGGAAACCAGTTGTGGTGTGAGGATAACTGGACCCGCTATATAGACTATTTATATGAACTGCCAACAAATACGGTATTGATATTCGAATACGGCGATATGAAACAGATAAAGGAGAAGCTTGGCAAGAAGCATATTATAACAGGCTTATTCCCACTGGCACTTTTAAAAGCCGGTACAAAGCAGCAATGCATTGACAAGGCCAAAGAAATGCTGGATATTTTAGCCCCCGGCGGGAAATATATCTTCAGCTTAGACAAGATAGTCATTTCAATCAATGAACGTGAAATGGAAAATTTAAGTGCCGTTGCCGAATATGTGAGGGATAACGGGAAATACAGCAATGCAGGTGAAACTGCCGGCATGGAATTCAATAAGGAAGATTACAAGACAGATATGGGAAGGGCCTTTGAAAGCAAGTATTACAGCACCTGGGAACAATACAAGAATATGAACAACAGAACATCGGATATCGGAAAAGATAAGCTTCAGGGCTTGGAAGAAAGGTTGTTCCAATATTTCACATCATTATTAATTTAA
- a CDS encoding uroporphyrinogen decarboxylase family protein, with the protein MLSKKENLLETLRGGNPDRFVNQFEAFGIVMGDPISAKSPRPVPGQEIVNSWGVTIRFQENTPGPFPVHDDTHKVVKGITKWKETVHAPSLEVPDEAWDDCKAQAAKIDKSDKFVTVYGIPGIFEQLHYLMGMDDTLMNFYEEPEAMHELIDYITNWKIANAKLVCKHIKPEAIIHHDDWGSQLNSFMSPEMFAEFIVPAYKKLYGFYKNNGVQLIVHHSDSYAANLVPYMIEMGIDIWQGCMTANNVPELVKKYGKQITFMGDINNGVVDKADWTPELIKREVERACKNNGKLYFIPCLVAGGPGSTYPGVYDAVSKEIERMSRELF; encoded by the coding sequence ATGTTAAGCAAAAAAGAAAATCTGCTGGAAACATTAAGAGGCGGAAATCCCGACAGGTTTGTCAACCAGTTTGAAGCCTTCGGAATTGTCATGGGAGATCCAATATCAGCAAAAAGCCCGAGGCCCGTACCCGGTCAGGAAATCGTCAACTCCTGGGGAGTAACCATAAGATTTCAGGAAAATACTCCGGGGCCCTTTCCGGTACACGATGACACTCACAAGGTAGTGAAAGGCATAACAAAATGGAAAGAAACTGTACATGCCCCATCCCTGGAGGTTCCCGATGAAGCCTGGGATGACTGCAAGGCTCAAGCAGCTAAAATTGATAAAAGTGATAAATTTGTAACTGTGTATGGAATCCCCGGCATCTTTGAACAGCTCCATTACCTTATGGGTATGGATGACACATTGATGAACTTCTATGAAGAACCGGAAGCCATGCATGAACTCATCGATTACATAACCAACTGGAAAATAGCCAATGCAAAACTCGTCTGTAAGCATATCAAGCCTGAAGCCATAATACATCATGATGATTGGGGAAGCCAATTAAATTCCTTTATGTCACCTGAAATGTTCGCCGAATTCATCGTACCTGCTTATAAAAAGCTCTACGGATTTTACAAGAATAACGGAGTCCAACTGATAGTACACCACAGCGATTCCTATGCTGCCAATTTAGTTCCTTATATGATTGAAATGGGAATTGATATATGGCAGGGATGCATGACAGCTAACAATGTTCCTGAACTGGTCAAAAAATACGGCAAGCAGATTACCTTCATGGGTGATATAAATAACGGCGTAGTTGATAAAGCTGACTGGACACCGGAATTGATAAAAAGGGAAGTAGAGCGGGCCTGCAAAAATAACGGCAAATTGTATTTCATACCCTGCTTGGTTGCAGGAGGTCCTGGAAGCACATATCCCGGCGTTTACGATGCGGTAAGCAAAGAAATAGAAAGAATGAGCCGGGAATTGTTCTAA
- a CDS encoding uroporphyrinogen decarboxylase family protein — MSDAMVLMKERNEICADVLDGKIPKRVPVYALITMEFAIQYAGRDLTESQWDTSVLDDIFDRTCADFYSDSMPISAFRFPSFYKLLGAKNFVMGSNGFLQHPEVEGMAEEDYDAFIENPYNCIIERILPRIYSELNTDSSSKALALTKAFKAYQDDMGTAVNLYGKLIGKYGYCSNVNLFGGFCEAPFDFVSDQLRGFKGISKDVRRIPQKVKAAVEAVAPLMLKMGTPVNPTPYNATFIPLHMAPYMRDKDFANLYWPTFKELCENLVKAGGRNFIFVEQDWMRYLDYLYELPEGTVMMFEYGDAKTIKDKLGKKHIISGLYPLTLLNTGTREECIDKAKELIDILAPGGKYVFSFDKVPVTVDSVKVENYRAVLEYAAQNAKY, encoded by the coding sequence ATGAGCGATGCTATGGTTCTCATGAAAGAAAGAAATGAAATTTGTGCAGATGTTCTTGATGGAAAGATTCCAAAGCGAGTGCCTGTATATGCGCTTATAACCATGGAGTTTGCAATACAATACGCCGGCCGTGACTTAACGGAATCACAATGGGATACCTCCGTTTTGGATGATATTTTTGACAGGACCTGTGCTGACTTTTATTCAGACAGCATGCCTATTTCAGCCTTCAGATTCCCCTCATTTTATAAATTGCTGGGGGCAAAGAATTTTGTGATGGGTTCAAACGGATTTTTGCAGCATCCCGAAGTTGAGGGTATGGCAGAGGAAGATTATGATGCATTTATTGAAAATCCCTACAATTGCATAATAGAAAGGATATTGCCCAGGATATACTCTGAACTAAATACCGATTCAAGCAGCAAGGCACTTGCTCTTACAAAAGCATTCAAAGCTTATCAGGACGATATGGGAACAGCAGTAAATTTATATGGAAAGCTCATCGGAAAGTACGGCTATTGCAGTAATGTAAACCTCTTTGGAGGATTCTGCGAAGCTCCCTTTGATTTCGTTTCGGACCAGCTTAGGGGATTTAAAGGCATATCAAAAGATGTAAGAAGGATACCTCAAAAAGTAAAGGCAGCTGTGGAAGCTGTTGCTCCATTGATGCTTAAAATGGGAACACCGGTTAATCCAACACCATATAATGCTACATTTATACCCCTTCATATGGCACCATATATGCGTGATAAGGATTTTGCCAATTTATACTGGCCTACCTTTAAAGAATTGTGTGAAAACCTGGTAAAGGCAGGGGGAAGGAATTTCATATTCGTCGAGCAGGATTGGATGAGATATTTGGATTACCTGTATGAATTACCTGAAGGCACCGTCATGATGTTTGAGTACGGTGATGCTAAAACCATTAAAGACAAGCTTGGCAAAAAACATATTATTTCAGGTTTGTATCCTCTAACCTTGCTAAATACCGGAACCAGGGAAGAATGTATCGATAAGGCAAAAGAGCTTATTGATATATTGGCACCCGGCGGAAAATATGTATTCAGCTTCGATAAAGTACCTGTAACTGTAGACAGCGTAAAGGTTGAAAACTACAGGGCGGTGCTTGAATATGCAGCACAAAATGCTAAATATTAA
- a CDS encoding cobalamin B12-binding domain-containing protein, protein MLELNVLTQSVGELDEEKVLGMLNEFIASNPSEQDAQKVVSACQSGMAIVGDLYEKGEYFVGDLIFAGELLTNAINTLKPVLGNSSSESAGSIVLGTVAGDLHDIGKNIFKSMCEAAGFEVTDLGIDQPATAFVEKVKQLKPDVVGMSGVLTLALEAMKETVDALKEAGLRDSVKIIIGGNPVTKEACVQIGADAFTTNAAEGVKICQEWVK, encoded by the coding sequence ATGCTGGAACTCAATGTTTTGACACAATCAGTAGGTGAGCTGGATGAAGAGAAGGTATTGGGCATGCTTAATGAATTTATAGCTTCAAATCCTTCAGAACAGGATGCTCAAAAAGTAGTATCTGCCTGCCAGAGCGGCATGGCAATTGTCGGAGACCTCTATGAGAAAGGCGAATACTTCGTAGGCGATCTGATTTTTGCTGGTGAGTTATTGACAAATGCAATTAACACTTTAAAACCCGTTTTGGGTAATTCAAGCAGCGAGAGCGCCGGTTCCATAGTTTTAGGAACTGTGGCGGGAGATTTGCATGACATCGGGAAAAACATATTTAAAAGCATGTGTGAAGCCGCAGGCTTTGAAGTTACTGACTTAGGCATTGATCAGCCTGCAACTGCATTCGTTGAAAAAGTAAAACAATTAAAACCTGACGTTGTAGGCATGAGCGGTGTTTTGACTCTTGCATTGGAAGCCATGAAGGAAACTGTGGATGCACTTAAAGAAGCAGGACTCAGGGACAGCGTAAAGATAATTATAGGAGGAAACCCGGTTACAAAGGAAGCTTGTGTACAAATTGGGGCTGATGCCTTTACAACTAACGCAGCAGAAGGCGTTAAGATTTGTCAGGAGTGGGTGAAATAA
- a CDS encoding TetR/AcrR family transcriptional regulator codes for MEHETKQKILETAKALFYENGYNNTPVRHISDAAGISTSVLFHHFINKRDIFVHIMRAYVNDLRQAIELFKSELSPIDIIVLYPKIQLHTALNDPRLARMLVDAFNDNIFASSDVDMPSRYSLDFYMDAAEYKDKTYVYDELKKFRYYFYRGVAREIMADFANGDIPFNVKNINHHLVSCYNLFLNIPIDELSNSIKRADRIINLLSFDGLNILVLNDKISEYVTASKKFYVFDHCKTVFINDIEFIGGDTAKKDIKYDIKKKYDKTIILIKYYKLNNPVDIKGIQNSMEDFKGLIQSSYTELKDKFNQSFLVTSFKDNCGDTGSIDADKFEAFNIDAMKTIRKLNMHYNGEDDVTTQCAFIFY; via the coding sequence ATGGAACACGAGACAAAACAAAAAATACTGGAAACAGCAAAGGCCTTATTTTATGAAAACGGCTACAACAACACACCTGTAAGACATATTTCAGATGCCGCAGGGATTTCAACCTCGGTATTATTTCATCATTTTATAAATAAAAGAGATATTTTTGTTCATATAATGAGAGCATATGTGAATGATTTAAGACAGGCCATAGAATTATTCAAAAGTGAATTATCGCCTATTGATATAATCGTCCTCTATCCTAAAATCCAGCTTCATACGGCGCTGAACGACCCAAGGCTTGCCAGAATGCTGGTGGATGCCTTCAATGATAATATTTTTGCTTCTTCCGATGTGGATATGCCCAGCAGATATTCTCTGGATTTTTATATGGATGCTGCCGAATACAAGGACAAAACATATGTTTACGATGAGCTTAAAAAATTCAGATATTATTTCTACAGGGGTGTTGCAAGGGAAATAATGGCCGACTTTGCAAACGGCGATATTCCTTTTAACGTTAAAAATATAAACCACCACCTGGTATCCTGCTATAATCTTTTTTTAAACATACCCATAGATGAGCTTTCTAATTCAATTAAACGTGCCGACAGGATAATAAATCTTTTATCATTTGATGGCTTAAATATCCTTGTTTTAAATGATAAAATATCCGAATATGTGACTGCAAGCAAAAAGTTCTATGTATTTGACCACTGTAAAACTGTTTTTATAAACGATATAGAGTTTATAGGCGGAGATACAGCAAAAAAAGATATAAAGTATGATATAAAAAAGAAGTATGACAAGACAATAATTCTGATAAAATATTATAAACTCAATAACCCCGTAGATATAAAAGGTATTCAAAACAGTATGGAAGACTTTAAAGGCCTTATTCAAAGCTCATATACCGAACTTAAGGATAAATTCAACCAAAGTTTTCTTGTGACCAGCTTTAAAGATAATTGTGGCGATACAGGTTCAATTGATGCAGATAAATTTGAGGCTTTTAATATAGATGCAATGAAAACCATACGCAAGCTCAACATGCATTATAATGGTGAAGATGATGTGACTACACAATGCGCCTTTATTTTCTATTAG
- a CDS encoding sensor histidine kinase, with protein MEKRQKLFLYLLKTTVLTILFFAAVYFENAQQQRLFVLAALFILYLLTGFARCFINRESSFHHLSFILDIAFVYILEQNSRLLINYTFHTFYISIILEAVLLLEFKRGMIIGAAAVLISMIKYGYLIYYRFSLSNISQMAFFMMVNVLVLLSAGFAKHNREEKRKKDILYTELLDAHKRLKRYIYEVNRLTVVEERNRIARDIHDTLGHNMTALIMQLQMAEHFLNENASKVEKMIVDAKATARDSLSGIREVVETLRGSDTVLFSLKDIKNLVREFSQKTGTGIKLDINGEDTIKCSAANMVLYRILQEAMTNSIRHGKASCIQIKLDYAVSSVEFYVIDNGVGAEDIKEGFGIKGIKERVAAFGGEVEFGGNNGFYIKGILYLEGENDKSTVG; from the coding sequence ATGGAAAAAAGACAAAAACTTTTTTTATATTTACTTAAAACCACTGTATTAACTATATTATTCTTTGCCGCTGTTTATTTTGAAAACGCACAGCAGCAAAGGCTGTTTGTGCTTGCTGCTCTCTTTATACTTTATCTCTTAACAGGATTTGCAAGATGTTTTATCAACCGTGAAAGCTCTTTTCACCATCTGTCATTTATTCTTGATATAGCATTTGTATATATACTGGAGCAAAATTCAAGACTGCTTATAAATTACACATTTCATACATTTTATATAAGTATAATACTTGAAGCTGTCCTTTTGCTGGAGTTTAAAAGAGGGATGATTATAGGAGCAGCTGCAGTACTTATATCCATGATTAAATACGGATATCTTATTTACTATAGATTCAGCCTCTCAAATATATCTCAGATGGCCTTCTTTATGATGGTCAATGTACTGGTATTATTAAGCGCGGGCTTTGCAAAGCATAACAGGGAGGAAAAGAGAAAAAAGGATATTCTTTATACGGAGCTTTTGGATGCTCATAAGAGGCTTAAGCGGTATATATATGAGGTTAACCGTCTTACCGTAGTCGAAGAGAGAAACCGTATTGCAAGAGATATACATGATACATTAGGCCACAATATGACTGCGCTTATTATGCAGCTTCAGATGGCAGAACACTTTTTAAATGAGAATGCTTCAAAAGTAGAAAAAATGATAGTTGATGCAAAAGCCACGGCAAGAGACAGCCTGTCAGGAATAAGAGAAGTGGTGGAAACATTAAGAGGGTCAGACACTGTTCTTTTTTCGCTGAAAGATATTAAAAATCTTGTCCGCGAATTTTCTCAAAAGACAGGGACTGGCATTAAACTTGATATTAATGGTGAGGACACAATAAAATGTTCTGCAGCCAATATGGTATTATACCGGATATTGCAGGAGGCTATGACCAATTCCATAAGGCACGGCAAAGCTTCCTGTATTCAGATAAAACTCGATTATGCTGTTAGTTCCGTAGAGTTTTACGTGATAGATAATGGCGTGGGTGCAGAGGATATAAAGGAAGGCTTTGGGATTAAAGGTATAAAAGAAAGGGTGGCAGCCTTTGGCGGAGAGGTGGAGTTCGGAGGCAATAATGGGTTTTATATAAAGGGTATTTTGTATTTGGAGGGAGAAAATGATAAAAGTACTGTTGGTTGA
- a CDS encoding ferritin family protein gives MNSEEYKDILKLAIENEVEAYEFYDYAVSKVKDANLKSIFEKLAEEELRHKKILEGFINNEDKPLRFNRPTNYKISETVETPKFSPDMKFADAIGLAMKKEEETMNMYKSFADISDDDGQKNIFLELSKMEEGHKTRLEDIYTNAAYAEVW, from the coding sequence ATGAACTCAGAAGAATACAAGGATATTTTAAAACTGGCTATTGAAAATGAAGTGGAAGCCTATGAATTTTATGACTATGCAGTTTCAAAGGTAAAGGATGCAAATTTGAAAAGCATATTTGAAAAGCTGGCAGAAGAAGAATTAAGGCACAAAAAAATACTGGAAGGCTTTATTAATAATGAGGATAAGCCTTTGAGGTTTAATAGACCGACAAACTATAAAATATCTGAAACAGTAGAAACTCCAAAGTTTTCACCGGATATGAAATTCGCCGATGCGATAGGACTTGCCATGAAAAAAGAAGAAGAGACAATGAATATGTATAAAAGCTTTGCCGATATAAGCGACGACGACGGACAAAAGAATATTTTCTTGGAGCTTTCCAAAATGGAGGAAGGCCATAAAACCCGTTTAGAGGATATATACACCAACGCAGCCTACGCTGAAGTGTGGTAG
- a CDS encoding cobalamin B12-binding domain-containing protein: MVDLKTLTGAVGELDEERVLEILNGFVSTNPSEEEAQKVVAACQSGMAIVGDLYEKGEYFVGDLIFAGELLTNAINTLKPVLGNTGSAGVGTIVLGTVAGDLHDIGKNIFKSMSEAAGFTVADLGIDQPASAFVEKVKELKPAVVGMSGVLTLALEAMKETVDALKEAGIRDSVKVIIGGNPVTKEACVQIGADAFTTNAAEGVKICQGWVK; the protein is encoded by the coding sequence ATGGTGGACTTAAAAACACTGACAGGTGCAGTGGGAGAACTTGATGAAGAAAGGGTATTAGAAATCCTCAACGGGTTTGTTTCTACAAATCCATCTGAAGAAGAAGCCCAGAAAGTTGTTGCGGCTTGCCAGAGCGGAATGGCGATTGTAGGGGATTTATACGAGAAGGGAGAATATTTCGTAGGAGACCTTATTTTTGCCGGCGAGTTACTGACCAATGCAATCAATACATTAAAGCCTGTATTGGGAAATACGGGAAGTGCAGGAGTAGGTACCATAGTTTTAGGTACAGTGGCAGGAGACTTGCATGACATAGGAAAGAACATATTTAAAAGCATGTCAGAAGCCGCCGGATTTACAGTCGCGGATTTGGGAATTGATCAGCCGGCCAGCGCCTTTGTGGAAAAGGTTAAGGAATTGAAGCCTGCAGTTGTTGGCATGAGCGGCGTTTTAACTCTTGCATTAGAAGCCATGAAAGAAACTGTTGACGCATTAAAGGAAGCCGGAATAAGAGACAGCGTTAAGGTAATAATCGGAGGAAATCCCGTTACGAAGGAAGCTTGTGTACAAATAGGAGCTGATGCCTTTACTACCAATGCAGCAGAAGGCGTTAAAATTTGTCAGGGGTGGGTGAAATAA
- a CDS encoding response regulator transcription factor, with amino-acid sequence MIKVLLVDDQDILLEGLKLILGKEEGIKICGTAGNGKKAYEACKWNRPHVILMDIKMPMVNGVEATKMIKKDFPDVKVIVLTTFNDDEYIYDALKNGASGYLLKDASPSEIAAAVRTVHNGGALIQSEIAVKVINKFSELAQSNPKSHRDSRAELLTEREIEICRLLAEGKNNKEISDMLYLSEGTVKNHITKILVKLDLRDRTQLAVFTIKNNL; translated from the coding sequence ATGATAAAAGTACTGTTGGTTGATGACCAGGATATTTTGCTGGAAGGGCTTAAACTCATTTTGGGAAAAGAAGAGGGTATAAAAATATGCGGTACTGCCGGAAATGGGAAAAAAGCATATGAAGCTTGCAAATGGAACAGGCCCCACGTAATCCTTATGGATATAAAAATGCCTATGGTTAACGGAGTGGAAGCCACAAAAATGATAAAGAAGGATTTCCCTGATGTAAAGGTAATAGTGCTGACTACTTTTAACGATGATGAATATATATACGATGCTTTAAAAAACGGAGCATCGGGATACCTTTTAAAGGATGCTTCGCCTTCGGAGATAGCTGCAGCCGTACGAACGGTACATAATGGCGGAGCTCTTATCCAATCAGAAATTGCGGTAAAGGTTATAAATAAATTTTCCGAGCTTGCCCAAAGTAACCCCAAATCCCATAGAGATTCCAGGGCTGAGCTTTTAACGGAGCGGGAAATTGAAATTTGCCGTCTTTTAGCAGAAGGCAAGAATAACAAAGAAATTTCCGACATGCTGTATTTAAGCGAAGGTACGGTAAAGAACCATATTACAAAAATCCTCGTAAAGCTTGACCTGCGGGATAGAACTCAACTGGCAGTGTTTACAATAAAAAATAATCTCTAA
- a CDS encoding uroporphyrinogen decarboxylase family protein produces MAKSKLTPKENFMRVVNGEMPEYVPHWTMGFPAYNDEPVFKMVGPNIWGRPAMPGPEGRYDIWGVHYVANEETGYGGIPEPNNFILDDITKWHEVIKAPKSLDANEIDWEQQAKKDIEESKIDLTQSAAMVTIPLMPFQQLIAFMGFTNGLCALYEDPETCKELLNFLADYYVPFIDKSIEYYKPDMVYLLDDTAAKMNPFISLEMYRDIFKPIYSRLTKTAVDRGIPVEYHNCGRCEDFMEDAYEFGVRVWDPVQTSNDILATKEKFKGRIAIAGCYDWKVPDTWPEVNEEEVRQTVRDMIDKYAPGGGFAGGANCLGKLDDPVVKQVNQWLSSEVYLYGRDYYIK; encoded by the coding sequence ATGGCAAAGTCAAAACTGACTCCAAAGGAAAACTTTATGCGCGTAGTCAATGGTGAAATGCCCGAATATGTTCCCCACTGGACAATGGGATTTCCCGCTTACAACGACGAGCCGGTATTTAAAATGGTAGGACCCAATATCTGGGGAAGGCCTGCCATGCCGGGACCGGAAGGAAGATACGACATATGGGGAGTACATTATGTTGCAAATGAAGAAACAGGCTATGGCGGTATACCTGAGCCCAATAATTTCATTCTTGATGATATAACAAAATGGCATGAGGTTATCAAGGCTCCCAAGTCGCTGGATGCAAACGAAATTGACTGGGAGCAGCAGGCTAAAAAAGACATAGAAGAATCTAAAATTGACCTCACCCAATCAGCAGCTATGGTCACGATTCCACTGATGCCCTTTCAGCAGCTTATTGCATTCATGGGTTTTACAAACGGACTTTGTGCACTTTATGAAGACCCTGAAACCTGCAAGGAATTACTCAATTTCTTAGCTGATTATTATGTGCCTTTTATTGATAAATCAATCGAATATTATAAACCTGATATGGTATATTTGCTGGATGACACAGCGGCTAAAATGAATCCCTTTATTTCCCTTGAAATGTACAGGGATATATTCAAGCCCATATACTCAAGGCTCACAAAAACAGCCGTTGACAGAGGCATACCCGTTGAGTACCATAACTGCGGAAGATGCGAGGATTTTATGGAAGATGCCTATGAATTTGGAGTGAGAGTTTGGGATCCGGTACAGACATCCAATGATATATTAGCAACTAAAGAAAAATTCAAAGGAAGAATAGCCATTGCAGGATGCTATGACTGGAAGGTTCCGGATACCTGGCCGGAAGTAAACGAGGAAGAAGTGCGTCAGACTGTAAGGGATATGATAGATAAATATGCGCCCGGCGGCGGTTTCGCAGGCGGTGCCAACTGTTTAGGCAAGCTTGACGACCCCGTTGTTAAACAGGTTAATCAGTGGCTGAGCAGTGAGGTTTATTTATACGGAAGAGATTATTATATAAAGTAA